GTTAGTTGCTGGATCTTTTATCAAAGCGCTGGAAATGCCACCATTGCTTTTGTTCTTAGTGGGAACCTGTATCGCTTTGATGGTTAACTATCCTAAATTAAAAGATCAGTCCAAACGTATTGGAGCCAATGGTGGCGATGCAGTTCAAGTGGTCATCTTAGTTTTTGCGGCAGGGGTCTTTATGGGAATATTCCAAGGAACTGGGATGGCAACGGCATTGGCTCAAAGCTTTACCCAAATTATTCCACATCAATTAGCTGGTTTCTGGGGGATTGTCATCGCAGTTATTTCAGCACCTGGCACCTTCTTCCTATCAAATGATGGCTTTTATTTCGGGGTTTTACCAGTCTTGGCGCAAGCTGGGCGTGCGTATGGATTTACTAATATGCAAATGGCGTTAGCATCGCTAATGGGTCAGGCATTCCATTTACTTAGTCCACTCGTGGCTTTTATTTACTTACTACTGCGATTAACGGGGTTAGATATGGGAGCTTGGCAAAAAGAAACGGCCAAATATGCCTTAGGTGTTTTTGCTATCTTTGTGGTAACGATTCTTTTAACAGGGCATATGCCATTTTACATTCCGCAGTGAGTTTATTTTCAAGGAAACGAAAGCGCTTTACGGAAGGCGATGTGTTGATATCCTAATAAGGAGGTAACGATGATGACCAGCTTTTGGCAACAATTATTTCATCATGCGACAGTAACAAACACGGCGAGTTTAGCGGCTACAAAAGCTGAAAAATCAACGATTGATGAGTGGGTAATAGTACCAAAATATATTGATGTTGATCCCCGTGAACAGGTCATTCCAGCGTTGATTGCTGCTAGCGTAGCGGTTGATCAAGCTGCGAATAGTCAATTAAGTTTAAAACGGTTAGCCGTTCAAAATCCCGAAGCCCAATTAGTCAGTATTATTGCCAGTAGTTGTGCATTAGCTATGGGTGATAGAACGTTTGTTATCAAATCAATTAGAAAGCGAGTTGATCAGTACTAATGTTACGTAAATTTAAAATTACGATTGATGGTAAAGAATATTTAGTTGAGATGGAAGAAATTGGTGGTAACTCGTCACAACCAACGACGCTTCAATCAGTAGCACCAACGTCAGCCCCAGCCCCTGTGGCTACGGAGGCAGCATCAGTTCAGGCATCGCAGCCGGTTACAGATGCGACTGCAATGGTTGCCCCAATGCCGGGGGCAATTATTAAAATATTAGTGGCACCTGGTGATCAGGTGAAAGAAAATCAACCGTTAATGGTCTTAGAAGCTATGAAGATGGAAAATGAAATTGTCGCTAATCAAGCGGGAGTAGTGGCTGCCATTTATGTGACTAAAAATGACACGGTCAATGCAGGTGATGCGCTAATTAGACTTAGCTGAAGGGAGTAAGACTGTGGAGACATTGATTCAAGGCATTGCATCAATTACCTTAGGCCAAATTGCGATGATGCTAATTGGCGGTATCTTAATTTATTTAGGTATCAAAAAAGAATATGAACCAACTTTGCTAGTGCCAATGGGATTAGGTGCGATTTTAGTTAATTTTCCCGACACAGGGGTTTTAACCCAAGTCATTGGAGGGACCAAGGCAGAAGGCGTCTTAGATGTTCTCTTTAAAGCCGGTATTACCACGGAATTATTTCCATTATTAATTTTCATTGGGATTGGCGCCATGATTGATTTTGGTCCTTTATTACAAAATCCGTTTATGCTTTTATTTGGCGCCGCAGCTCAATTTGGTATTTTCTTTGTCATCATCGTAGCTGTTTTATTTGGTTTTGATATTAAAGAAGCTGCCTCAATTGGTATTATTGGCGCAGCAGATGGACCGACTGCAATTTTTGTTTCAAATCAATTGGCGCAAAATTTATTGGGGCCAATTACGGTGGCCGCCTATTCGTATATGGCATTAGTCCCGATTATTCAACCATTGGCAATTAAGGCGGTTACGACCAAAAAAGAGCGTCAAATTCGAATGACTTATAAGGCAGAAAGCGTTTCTAAAACGACGAAGATTTTGTTCCCGATTATTGTCACTATTTTGGCAGGTTTTATTGCGCCAATCTCATTACCATTAGTTGGCTTTTTGATGTTTGGTAATCTATTGCGGGAATGTGGCGTTTTGGATCGGTTAGCAGCTACGGCGCAAAATGAATTGGTTAATATTGTCAGCATTTTGTTAGGGCTAACTATTTCAGTGAAGTTACAAGCTGCTCAATTTTTGAATTTACAAACTTTGATGATTATCGCTTTTGGGCTAGTGGCATTCGTTATGGACTCTATTGGCGGTGTTTTGTTTGCCAAACTGTTAAATGTCTTTCGACGAGAAAAAATTAATCCCATGATTGGGGCTGCCGGTATTTCAGCGTTTCCAATGTCTAGTCGAGTCATCCAAAAAATGGCTTCGGATGAGGACCCTAAGAACTTTGTCTTGATGTATGCTGTCGGGGCTAATGTTTCGGGTCAGATTGGTTCAGTTATTGCAGGGGGCCTATTACTATCATTCTTTATGTAGAAAGGAGCCGGTATCATGGTTGAAAATTTAAAAATTGCATTTGAATTAATGGGTTTTGGTATGGGTGGCGTTTTCTTGGTATTATTCATCATTTTTTTAATTGCCAAGTTACTGTTGAAACTATTACCGGCTAAGTGAGACCAATATGATGGTAGTAAAACAATTGTGGTTTCAGTTTGATCCAAGCGTCAGACAACAGTGGCGGGACTTGCTAGTAGCAGCCCAATTAGTGCCAGATGAGCAAGTTGATTATACGGTCGGAATTTACGATGGTGCGCAATTAATTGGAACCGGCTCACTTTATCAAAATATTATTAAGGAAGTTGCAATTGATCCAACAGCTACTCAACAAAATTTGTTGGCACCGCTAATTAAAGCTTTGTTGGATCGATTGGATGAAACCAAATATGAGTCAGCTTTTGTTTATACCAAGCCTATGACAGCGCCTTATTTTGAAGCAATGGGATTTAAAGTGATTGTTACTACGGATGAAGTAAGTTTATTGGAATGGGGTTATCCTAATTTCGATGACTATCAGGCCTACTTGCGTCAATATCAGCGTCCAAGTAAGCAGGCTGCTGCTATTGTGATGAATGCGAATCCGTTTACGTTAGGGCATCAATATTTAATTGATCAAGCTTTAAAAAGTAGTGATGTGGTGTATGTTTTTGTTGTTTCTGAAGACCGCTCTCAATTTAAAACTGCAACTCGTTTAGCGATGGTGAGACGTGCCGTAGCAGGAAATCAGCGGGTCGTGGTCTTAGAAACGGCTCATTATTTAGTTTCAAATGCGACTTTTCCGACGTATTTTTTGAAAGATCAGGCCGATTTGATGCTTGCAAAAACGCAGGCTCGCTTAGATGCGACGTTATTTTTAACTAAAATTAAACCGGTGCTAGCCATTCAACAACGATTAGTTGGGGCAGAACCAGATTCGCCAGTGACGCAGGTTTATAACGACCAGTTGGCACAAGTTTTTGCAAGTCAACTATCATTGACAGTTGTGCCAAGGTTACGACAAGCGGGGCAACCAATTAGTGCAACCATTGTGCGGCAGGCGCTATCAAATGGTGATTGGGCCACTGTTGAACGCCAGGTACCACCAATTAATTATCAATTTTTGAAAGGAAGTTAGACGATGTCAACATCTCAAACAGTTACCGTGGGAACCTTAGAATCAAGTGATTTAATGATTACACTCAAACCTAATAATAGTGGTATTCAAGTTGAATTAGAGAGCAACGTAAAAAAACAATTTGGTACTCACATTACAGCTTTAATTATTGAAACGCTACAGCATTTTGGTGTGGTGGATATTCAGGTGACGGCTGTGGATAAAGGGGCTTTGGACTGTACCATTAAAGCTCGTACGATTGCAGCCATTTATCGTTTACAAGGAAAAACCGATTATGATTGGAAGGTGATTGACGCATGGAACGCTTAAGAAGAACCATGATGTTTGTCCCTGGAGCTAATCCGGCCATGTTACGCGACGCTATCTTATATGGTGCCGATTCGGTCATGTTTGACTTAGAGGACGCTGTTTCAATAAAGGAAAAAGACACAGCCCGCATATTAGTTTATTCTGCCTTAAAAACATTTGACTATACGGCAGTTGAAACGGTAGTGCGAGTGAATGCGTTGGATGCTGGTGGTAAGCAAGATATTGAAGCCATGATTTTAGGCGGCATTGATGTGATTCGCTTGCCTAAGACGGAAACTGCGCAAGATATTGTAGCCGTTGATGAAACGATCACAGCTGTTGAAACTAAGTATCAGTTAACCGTTGGTCGCACTAAAATGATGGCGGCGATTGAATCGGCTGAGGGTGTTTTGAATGCACGTGAGATTGCTAAAGCTTCTAATCGAATGATTGGTATTGCGTTAGGGGCCGAGGATTACGTGACAAGCCAGAAAACTCGGCGATACGCGGACGGGGCTGAATTATTTTTTGCCCGTAATTATATCTTACATGCTGCTCGTGCTGCTGGAATTTCCGCCATTGATACCGTTTATTCGGACGTTGACAATGAAACTGGGTTGCAACGCGAAACTGAATTAATTAAGCAACTTGGTTTTGATGGTAAGTCGGTTATTAATCCACGTCAGATTCCAATTATTAATCGCGTTTATGCACCAACTAGTCAAGAAGTACAAAAAGCGCAAGAAATGATGGCGGGGATTAAAGCGGCTGAAGCTAAAGGGGCTGGCGTGATTGCGGTTAATGGTCAAATGGTGGATAAACCAGTGGTTGAACGGGCTGAGCGCGTTTTGGCTTTAGCAAAAGCAACTAATATGGAGGTGAACTAAAGATGGTCGTTAATCAAGTGAAACGTGAGATTCCAGCAAAATATGCGACGCAATATGGGGTCTATACTGGTGAATTTACACATATTGAACACTATCAGGAGGCAACCCGCCGGATAAAGCCACTTCAGCCATATACCAGTAAATTAGTTGCCAGTATTCACGATGCCATTGTTAAGACCGGCTTAAAAGATGGCATGACGATTTCATTTCATCACCATTTTCGGGAAGGCGATTATGTCATGAATTTGGTGTTGGCTGAAATTGCTAAGATGGGTATTAAAAACTTGTCAATTGCCCCAAGTTCGATTGCTAATGTGCATGCACCTTTAATTGACCATATCAAAAATGGCGTGGTCACTAATATTACCTCCAGTGGGTTACGTGATAAGGTTGGCGCGGCTATTTCCAGTGGCATTATGGCTAATCCAGTTGTTATTCGATCACATGGAGGTCGCGCCCGGGCAATTGTACGAGGCGATATTCATATTGATATTGCTTTTTTAGGCGCCCCAAGTGCCGATATCTATGGCAATATTAATGGCACGCATGGCAAGGCTACTTGCGGTTCATTGGGATATGCCATGGTTGATGCTAAGTATGCTGATCAAGTGGTCGCAATCACCGATACCTTAATGCCTTATCCAAATACCCCCATCAGCATCCCTCAAACCGATGTGGATTACGTGGTTCAAGTGGATGAAATCGGTGATCCAGATGGCATTGCCAAAGGGGCTACCCGGTTTACTAAGAATCCGAAAGAATTATTAATTGCCGAATATGCGGCTAAAGTCATTACGGCTTCAAGCTATTTCAAAACTGGCTTTTCTTTTCAGACCGGAAGTGGCGGGGCAGCACTCGCAGTGAGTCGTTTTTTGCGCCAAACAATGATTGATCAAGATGTTAAAGCGAGTTTTGCGCTTGGTGGCATTACCAATGCCATGGTTGAGATGCAACAAGAAGGTTTAGTTGATAAGCTAATGGATGTGCAAGACTTTGATCACCCAGCAGCCATTTCGTTGGCTGAAAATACCAATCATTATGAAATTGATGCGACCATGTATGCCTCGCCATTGAGCAAAGGGGCCGTCATTAATCAATTAGATGTGGCAATCTTATCAGCTTTAGAAATTGATACTGACTTTAATGTTAACGTTATTACAGGGTCAGATGGTATTTTGCGTGGTGCGTCTGGTGGTCATTGTGATACGAGTGCCGCTTGTAAGTTAAGCGTGGTGATTGCACCGGTGGTTCGTGGTCGCATCCCAACTATTGTAGATGCAGTAACGACTGTAATTACGCCAGGCGCCAGTGTTGACGTGGTTGTGACTGAACTAGGAATTGCGATTAATCCACAACGACCAGACCTAATTACAATGTTTAAAGATTTAAAAGTCCCTCAGTTAACGATTACAGAACTTAAAGACCGAGCATATGCGATTACTGGCGTACCAGCTAAGATTGAACATGGTGATCAAACCGTAGCCTTAATTGAGTATCGGGATGGAACCTTAATTGATGTGGTTAAAAATGTCTAATCCCTTTCAGAATTTGACTGGGCCGGCCATTACCTTACCACAAATGTTAGCGACTAGAGATTGGCGGTCTGACCAGCAATTAAAGCTGCTGCAAACTTACCTTGGTACAACCTTGATTTGGTCTTCTGTCCGGATTCCAGGGCCGATTAAAACCGGCCCACGGCTCGTGACTGCGTACCAAGCGATATTGGCACACTTGAATCAATATTATGGGGTGCGAGTACTGGCATCAGGGCAATTTGATTGGGCCACTGGCTTTGAGTTTTACTTGATTTTGAATCAAACTGCCAGCACAGTTAAGCAGCATTTAATTACGATTGAACAGAATCCTGGTTTTAGTCAGTTATGTGACTTAGATGTTTTAACATTAGTCAATAACCAGTTACACCAGACTAATCGGCACGGATTGGATTTACCGGTGCGTCCTTGTTTGATTTGTGGTGCAGATGCTAAAGTTTGTAGTCGGTCACGTCGGCACGGGCTAGTTGATGTTCAGCGGACCGTTGATGAGATTATCACAGTAGGGTGGCGAGAAATTTGAGTAAGCAAAAAGTTGAACTTACGGAAACGGTTTTACGTGATGGCCAGCAAAGCTTAATTGCGACGCGGATGCCAATCACAGATATGGTCCCAATCTTGGATAAATTAGATCAAGCTGGCTATCACGCGCTAGAGGTTTGGGGGGGAGCGACTTTTGATGCCTGTTTACGTTATTTAGATGAAGATCCTTGGGAACGATTACGAGTCATTCGAAAGCATACGCACCGGACGAAGTTGCAAATGTTACTACGAGGTCAAAACATTTTAGGTTATAAAAATTATGCCGATGATGTTGTAACAGCTTTTGTACAAAAATCGTTGGCTAATGGGATTGATATCATTCGGATGTTTGATGCGCTAAATGATACACGTAACTTAAAAACAGCTTTGGCTGCAACCAAAAAGTATGGTGGGCATGCGCAAATGACGATTGCGTATACAACTAGTGATTTTCACACGATTCCATACTACGTTAAGTTAGCTAAAGAAATGACGGCAATGGGAGCCGATTCACTCTGTATTAAGGATATGGCTGGTATTTTAACGCCGCAACGTGCCTATGATTTAGTTAGTGAATTGAAAGCCACGATTGCAATTCCAATTGAAATTCATACACATGCGACGAGTGGCATTGCAACGATGACTTATTTAAAGGCAATCGAAGCTGGTGCTGATATTATTGATACGGCAAGTTCGCCATTTGCAGGGGGGACCAGTCAGCCAGCTACGGAATCAATGTTAGTTGCTTTGAAAGACTTAGGTTATGACTTACGGGTTAATCCAACGCTAGCAGCTGAAATTGCAGCCTATTTTGCGCCAATTCGGGATCGCTTTCGTCAAGATGGTGGCTTGAATCCGAAAGTAATGGATGTTCAGCCGAAATCTCTGCGCTATCAAGTGCCCGGTGGAATGTTGTCGAATTTGTTAGCACAGCTTAAAGATGCGGGACAAGAAATGTTATACGAGCAGGTCTTAAACGAAGTTCCTAAAGTTCGCGCTGATTTGGGATATCCACCGTTAGTGACACCATTATCGCAGATGGTTGGCACCCAATCCTTGATGAATGTGATGAGTGGTGAACGCTATCAGTTAATTCCAAATGAGATAAAAGACTATGTTCGTGGGTTATATGGTCGGTCGCCAGTGGCAATTTCTCCGGCGATGATTAAAAAAATTATTGGTGATGAGCAGCCAATTACGACTCGCCCAGCCGATGATATTGCACCGCAATTACCAGAATTCAAAGCAGAAATTGGAGACTATGCTCATAGCTTAGAGGATATTTTAACTTATGGATTATTCCCAGATCAAGGTCGTGATTTCTTAGGTCGCCGTGAAGATCGGTTCTATGACGTTCCGGTTCAAAAGATTCGGCTTGATTTTACGTCTGAAAGTTAGCAGCAAGTACTACTGAAAAAGCCGGAGGTCACAGCTCCGAGCTTTTTTAGTCCCAATAAACTATTTTTTATGCATGACGGAAAACGCTTACATACTCTGATATAATGGAAAGAAATAGGAGAAAAGCAAATGGATGCTACCGTGCAAGCAGTTGCTAATAATTTAGATTTGTCCCAGAATACCCCCCTTAAAGATGCGCTTTTGGATGCCTTGCGAAAAACTATCATTTTGGGTGATATTGCGGCTGGAACTCGCATTAATGAAAAGAAATTATCGGAAGGGTTAAATGTTAGTCGGACCCCCATTCGATATGCATTGCGACGGTTAGCCAGTGAAAATTTGGTTGAAAGCATTCCGGGCGTTAGTATGGTTGTACGGGGCATTACCATAAAAGATGCCTATGAAATATTTGATATTCGCAAAGAACTAGATGCATTGGCGACTCGCAAAGCGATGTTACGGATGACAGCGGTTGATTTTGAAACGCTGCGTGAACTTCTTGAGCAGACCGAACGAGAATTAGATGTGGTCCCGGACATCACCATGGTTAGCTATTTTACTGATTTTAACCAG
This genomic window from Lactobacillus sp. CBA3606 contains:
- a CDS encoding acetyl-CoA carboxylase biotin carboxyl carrier protein subunit; amino-acid sequence: MLRKFKITIDGKEYLVEMEEIGGNSSQPTTLQSVAPTSAPAPVATEAASVQASQPVTDATAMVAPMPGAIIKILVAPGDQVKENQPLMVLEAMKMENEIVANQAGVVAAIYVTKNDTVNAGDALIRLS
- a CDS encoding sodium ion-translocating decarboxylase subunit beta, yielding METLIQGIASITLGQIAMMLIGGILIYLGIKKEYEPTLLVPMGLGAILVNFPDTGVLTQVIGGTKAEGVLDVLFKAGITTELFPLLIFIGIGAMIDFGPLLQNPFMLLFGAAAQFGIFFVIIVAVLFGFDIKEAASIGIIGAADGPTAIFVSNQLAQNLLGPITVAAYSYMALVPIIQPLAIKAVTTKKERQIRMTYKAESVSKTTKILFPIIVTILAGFIAPISLPLVGFLMFGNLLRECGVLDRLAATAQNELVNIVSILLGLTISVKLQAAQFLNLQTLMIIAFGLVAFVMDSIGGVLFAKLLNVFRREKINPMIGAAGISAFPMSSRVIQKMASDEDPKNFVLMYAVGANVSGQIGSVIAGGLLLSFFM
- a CDS encoding OadG-related small transporter subunit, producing the protein MVENLKIAFELMGFGMGGVFLVLFIIFLIAKLLLKLLPAK
- the citC gene encoding [citrate (pro-3S)-lyase] ligase translates to MMVVKQLWFQFDPSVRQQWRDLLVAAQLVPDEQVDYTVGIYDGAQLIGTGSLYQNIIKEVAIDPTATQQNLLAPLIKALLDRLDETKYESAFVYTKPMTAPYFEAMGFKVIVTTDEVSLLEWGYPNFDDYQAYLRQYQRPSKQAAAIVMNANPFTLGHQYLIDQALKSSDVVYVFVVSEDRSQFKTATRLAMVRRAVAGNQRVVVLETAHYLVSNATFPTYFLKDQADLMLAKTQARLDATLFLTKIKPVLAIQQRLVGAEPDSPVTQVYNDQLAQVFASQLSLTVVPRLRQAGQPISATIVRQALSNGDWATVERQVPPINYQFLKGS
- the citD gene encoding citrate lyase acyl carrier protein; translation: MSTSQTVTVGTLESSDLMITLKPNNSGIQVELESNVKKQFGTHITALIIETLQHFGVVDIQVTAVDKGALDCTIKARTIAAIYRLQGKTDYDWKVIDAWNA
- the citE gene encoding citrate (pro-3S)-lyase subunit beta — translated: MERLRRTMMFVPGANPAMLRDAILYGADSVMFDLEDAVSIKEKDTARILVYSALKTFDYTAVETVVRVNALDAGGKQDIEAMILGGIDVIRLPKTETAQDIVAVDETITAVETKYQLTVGRTKMMAAIESAEGVLNAREIAKASNRMIGIALGAEDYVTSQKTRRYADGAELFFARNYILHAARAAGISAIDTVYSDVDNETGLQRETELIKQLGFDGKSVINPRQIPIINRVYAPTSQEVQKAQEMMAGIKAAEAKGAGVIAVNGQMVDKPVVERAERVLALAKATNMEVN
- the citF gene encoding citrate lyase subunit alpha; protein product: MVVNQVKREIPAKYATQYGVYTGEFTHIEHYQEATRRIKPLQPYTSKLVASIHDAIVKTGLKDGMTISFHHHFREGDYVMNLVLAEIAKMGIKNLSIAPSSIANVHAPLIDHIKNGVVTNITSSGLRDKVGAAISSGIMANPVVIRSHGGRARAIVRGDIHIDIAFLGAPSADIYGNINGTHGKATCGSLGYAMVDAKYADQVVAITDTLMPYPNTPISIPQTDVDYVVQVDEIGDPDGIAKGATRFTKNPKELLIAEYAAKVITASSYFKTGFSFQTGSGGAALAVSRFLRQTMIDQDVKASFALGGITNAMVEMQQEGLVDKLMDVQDFDHPAAISLAENTNHYEIDATMYASPLSKGAVINQLDVAILSALEIDTDFNVNVITGSDGILRGASGGHCDTSAACKLSVVIAPVVRGRIPTIVDAVTTVITPGASVDVVVTELGIAINPQRPDLITMFKDLKVPQLTITELKDRAYAITGVPAKIEHGDQTVALIEYRDGTLIDVVKNV
- the citX gene encoding citrate lyase holo-[acyl-carrier protein] synthase; this encodes MSNPFQNLTGPAITLPQMLATRDWRSDQQLKLLQTYLGTTLIWSSVRIPGPIKTGPRLVTAYQAILAHLNQYYGVRVLASGQFDWATGFEFYLILNQTASTVKQHLITIEQNPGFSQLCDLDVLTLVNNQLHQTNRHGLDLPVRPCLICGADAKVCSRSRRHGLVDVQRTVDEIITVGWREI
- a CDS encoding oxaloacetate decarboxylase subunit alpha; amino-acid sequence: MSKQKVELTETVLRDGQQSLIATRMPITDMVPILDKLDQAGYHALEVWGGATFDACLRYLDEDPWERLRVIRKHTHRTKLQMLLRGQNILGYKNYADDVVTAFVQKSLANGIDIIRMFDALNDTRNLKTALAATKKYGGHAQMTIAYTTSDFHTIPYYVKLAKEMTAMGADSLCIKDMAGILTPQRAYDLVSELKATIAIPIEIHTHATSGIATMTYLKAIEAGADIIDTASSPFAGGTSQPATESMLVALKDLGYDLRVNPTLAAEIAAYFAPIRDRFRQDGGLNPKVMDVQPKSLRYQVPGGMLSNLLAQLKDAGQEMLYEQVLNEVPKVRADLGYPPLVTPLSQMVGTQSLMNVMSGERYQLIPNEIKDYVRGLYGRSPVAISPAMIKKIIGDEQPITTRPADDIAPQLPEFKAEIGDYAHSLEDILTYGLFPDQGRDFLGRREDRFYDVPVQKIRLDFTSES
- a CDS encoding GntR family transcriptional regulator, producing the protein MDATVQAVANNLDLSQNTPLKDALLDALRKTIILGDIAAGTRINEKKLSEGLNVSRTPIRYALRRLASENLVESIPGVSMVVRGITIKDAYEIFDIRKELDALATRKAMLRMTAVDFETLRELLEQTERELDVVPDITMVSYFTDFNQFIYQHCEMPHLVTIVFKLQAYLVYFRDISIMSRERRALALQEHWRIYQAMVNQDEAQINLIIREHLGQSLQFIVKEMRAHNLD